CATTTAGGGCGTGATCAATACAAGACTGGTTTTGTTCTTCCTCAACACATCTCTACTCAGAACAACTTGTTGATCTTTTTACTAAAGCATTGGTTGTTCCTCAGTTCACTAAGCTTGTATCCAAGTTAGGCATGATTGATTTACATGCTCCAACTTCggagggggggggggggggttgTGGTGGATGTAACAGTTGTAATAGCTTAGTTCACAGTCTCACAGCCTTAGGTTACAACTTGTTATATTAGTATAGCTAACTAAagtaagatatttatttttagagttAGTTAGAGACATTGACATGTCATTCATTGATAGGCTTAGTATTGCATATATAACagaaaaagtattatttttctgGATATATGTGAATATACGGAAATTTCAAAACCCTCTTTTTATTGACTTTTGCTCGTTCAAAAGTATgctttataaatatgaaattcagtGGTATCAATGACGATTAATAATTCAAGCTGTAAGTGTTAGGGTTGTTTTTATATTCTAGAGTGTCATAGTTACAGTGACTTTTTAAGGTAAGAAATTAATTCTCCGAGACGGATTTAAACAATGTgtaatatttgaattattttgtaattgtttttATCGAGATTCCAGGTCAATGACAAAGTTCTTCTgcacaaagaaaagaaaaagggtcgAGTGAAAAAGCCTTAAATTTCTTCCACATATATGATAGGAGTTTCAAGTAAGTTTAAAtcacaaaaaattattttcagaaCCCATGTTAGGTAGTAACTgtattaaaatcatattaaaattaaaagtaagaaaaaaaatgagtaTATCAAAATAGAAATGCACCAAAAGAAAGGGAATTATAGCACAAATTGAGTATTGAATTTTGATTCAACATATCTAACGATGTATCATTAATCCTATTTCCTTACAAGAAGTAAAGGAGTTGGTTAACTTGCAATTAtttgtataagaaaatattttatgtaaatttgatctaaattttataatttttattcaataactacataaaaatattgaaaaatcacCGTATCACTGAAATCTAGAGTGCCTCAATAcctttatgtatttattgaataaaaattataaaattctagttaatttatataaaagctTTTTTGTTtgagaaattaatataaaaatattttagtatgtaattctataaaaaatttacatattaaaatattttatataaatttaatctaaattttataatttttattcgaTTAATAcataatgattttaaaaagtcACTGTAACTACGACACTCTAGAGTTCACATACATATaacaattttcaaattttattacttgtatatatattttctaatgtaATTATACGATTTCATCTGTGAATGATGGTGTAATTGACCATACTATTTTGATATGATAACAATATAGGTCAATTAAgtattctatttttgttgacatgtataacaaaaattttatttttgatatatatttttaatatatgagttTTAAGTTCacgtgtaattttataatttattaattaattaattaattattttattaatctaattaatatatatgtttgaaaGATGAAACAAAGATGATATTGATttggttttattatttactgaaACTATGCCATTGGATTGAGTAAGAAACTCTAATATtgattcattctttttttttttttctttcaattatcATCGGATATTTCAATAActttagataaatttttaacagaattaaaattaaagttaacatcaaaatgcattactgaaattgaaaaagataaaacaaccttataaatttgataataagagcAAAAGGCAAAATAGAAGATTTATTTTCACAATATAATCATTAAACTCTGATCAACACAACTAATTAGCTACTCATTACCGAAGAAGAATAATTAATAGGCTAAGCAAAgtacaaaaggaaaagaacagatcaagttaaaaataaaatgttaaataaagaaggaaaaaagaaattttaggtAGGCATCCAAGCAGTTGCAAATACAACATTATGTCCTTTCCAAGTAAGTACAAGAtcatcttcttccttctttaaTCCCCAACCAGCTGCATGTTCACCAAGCATAGTCTTAACTTCAGAAACTGCTTCTTCTCCAAAAGAAATGCTCCGGAAATTTGCATTCCTCATCCTTTGAACCCATCTGCTCTTCGGTTCAAGCCTCTCTACTCTTTGCAGACCTTCATGAGCTATCACATTCTCAATCTTCCAACATATATCAGCTTCATACCATTGTCTTTGCTTGCTTCCTCTTGGAAGAAATGTGTCGACTGTATCATAAGGTATCCATAGGTAGTTGAAAGCTGATCTTAATCTACACACCaaattatttgatgttaaatcTGCATCCTCATCTACTAATACAACAATTGTTGGGTCTAAACTCCTAAGTGATTTAAGAAACATAGTTCGAAGAGAAGACatcgaagaagaagaagacgacTCGAAGGAGTACGGATTTGATGAGTTTGTGGTATTATGAATACCAGAAAGGGTTTCTTCAGGTATGTAATGAAGCAACATATGACAGTTAATAACAAGTGCCTCACCACTATCTGTGTACACCAAGTTTTGCACTCGAAGTTGCTCAATTAAAGAAGAGAATCCATCTGCATAACTAGAATCAACAACTCTAAATTCCATTATTACATTGCGTGACCTAGCGAAGTTTATCAATTTACAGCCTAACTCTTCATAAGAAAGATCAAGCATAGGTGGTATATCTTCAGTACAACCAGCAACTGTAAGTTTTATCATCGGAGTTACCTCAAAGCGATTCGCAATAGCATCTATGAGAGTAGGGATCTGCATGCAGTGCGTCAAGCTCAAATCCACAATATGAACAACTGAAAACCCTTCAATAGCTTCAAGTATAGAAGCATTAGCTGCAGTGAAACCGAAGCGATGCCAAGGGGTTAAGTCGACAAAGCTAGCAAGCTCAATGACAGAGAACTTATGAGCATCAATAGCAAGAGTGCAGTGAGCATTAGCCATAGCAGCAAGTAGTTTACAAGTACCACTCTTGGCAGCACGTGCAATGAGAGCTCTAAGGAAAGCGCATGTTAATCGTTGATTCGAGTCACCATCTGGAGGTGCAATGTTGTTAAGAACCCAAAGGATTTGTTGGGCTAAAGTCGCATCATTACTTTCTATAGCATTTGCACAATGAACTAAAAGTTGCTCCATGCAATTTGCATCACCAAAGTTATTACCTAAGGCCTTTGATGTTGGAAATCCAGGCCAGGGACGAGTCCTTTGATAAATTTGGTTTTTGTTCATAGTGGAGTTTGAGAATGGAGTGATTTGGTGCAAGGGTTGTGGTGGGGTTTCAGTGAATTGCATCATATGGACAAACAaagatagaaagaaagagagacaaagaaagaaaaagagagagacaAAATGGATAgagagtaaaagaaaagaaaaagggtacgaaatcaagaaaaagaggggggggggggggggggggggggtgcaaaaggaaagataaaattGGGGAATCAGAAATCTGAAGAGACCA
The sequence above is drawn from the Ricinus communis isolate WT05 ecotype wild-type chromosome 7, ASM1957865v1, whole genome shotgun sequence genome and encodes:
- the LOC8283347 gene encoding scarecrow-like protein 32, which encodes MMQFTETPPQPLHQITPFSNSTMNKNQIYQRTRPWPGFPTSKALGNNFGDANCMEQLLVHCANAIESNDATLAQQILWVLNNIAPPDGDSNQRLTCAFLRALIARAAKSGTCKLLAAMANAHCTLAIDAHKFSVIELASFVDLTPWHRFGFTAANASILEAIEGFSVVHIVDLSLTHCMQIPTLIDAIANRFEVTPMIKLTVAGCTEDIPPMLDLSYEELGCKLINFARSRNVIMEFRVVDSSYADGFSSLIEQLRVQNLVYTDSGEALVINCHMLLHYIPEETLSGIHNTTNSSNPYSFESSSSSSMSSLRTMFLKSLRSLDPTIVVLVDEDADLTSNNLVCRLRSAFNYLWIPYDTVDTFLPRGSKQRQWYEADICWKIENVIAHEGLQRVERLEPKSRWVQRMRNANFRSISFGEEAVSEVKTMLGEHAAGWGLKKEEDDLVLTWKGHNVVFATAWMPT